One segment of Pseudodesulfovibrio sp. 5S69 DNA contains the following:
- a CDS encoding ATP-binding cassette domain-containing protein, with the protein MSLIELNGISKKYLTGEVETEALKQVTVSIEKGKLVTFVGPSGSGKTTLLNIIGCMDKPSSGEVRVTGARVDTLGKKEAANFRGKHLGFIFQSFNLIPVLSVYENIEYPLLMITRTSASERRERVMAVLEAVGMTDQKDKRPDQISGGQKQRVAVARALVTNPEVVLADEPTANLDHDTAHKIIDLMKKMRDTYGTTFVFSTTTRASSNTPMWCTALRTAGCLPEIRLSREATTMLNIFKIALRNLARYKRRTALTSLLIVIGVCMVVMFSGLAGSFKSMMIGIITDSVIGHMQIHRKGYFSSIDTMPLNLNMKGQAYKKIAETLDATPGVEAYAPRLKLGAVLSNYMESTNVRLSAIDPKREMAVCTALAGRMKQGAPGSGEDLLEKGQVVIPEKVAKSLGMKPGDSVVLVATNKDGSVNGMEFQLAGIIEDLMGPGGKDAYMHIEDARSLLRTEPGEVTEIVVRVSSFNKLKSIAGSLTATLGGFTNKKGQPAFELHTWDKLSPFSNIANMIDLMLVTVKIVMVAIVLISVLNVMLMSVFERVREIGTIAAMGTSPGTIMSLFVAEGVLLGVLGTALGLILGVGGLLAFKAAGVAFSFGRMDNLIVRPDINPGEMLFLSAIVLVASALAALQPAWKASRMEPVDALGHV; encoded by the coding sequence ATGTCGCTGATCGAACTGAACGGCATTTCGAAAAAATACCTGACGGGGGAGGTCGAAACCGAAGCCCTGAAACAGGTCACCGTCTCTATCGAGAAAGGGAAACTCGTCACGTTCGTCGGGCCTTCGGGCAGCGGCAAGACCACGCTGCTGAACATCATCGGCTGCATGGACAAGCCGTCGTCCGGGGAGGTCCGGGTGACCGGCGCCAGGGTGGACACACTGGGCAAGAAGGAGGCGGCGAATTTTCGCGGCAAGCATCTCGGCTTCATCTTCCAGTCGTTCAATCTCATCCCGGTCCTGAGCGTGTATGAGAACATAGAGTACCCTCTGCTCATGATCACCAGGACTTCGGCGAGCGAACGGCGGGAACGCGTGATGGCCGTTCTGGAGGCCGTCGGCATGACGGACCAGAAGGACAAGCGGCCGGACCAGATTTCGGGCGGACAGAAACAGCGCGTGGCCGTGGCCCGGGCGCTGGTGACCAACCCGGAGGTGGTGCTGGCGGATGAGCCCACCGCCAACCTCGACCATGATACGGCCCACAAGATCATCGATCTGATGAAAAAGATGCGGGACACCTACGGGACCACCTTCGTCTTCTCCACCACGACCCGCGCATCGTCGAACACGCCGATGTGGTGCACGGCATTGAGGACGGCAGGCTGCTTGCCGGAAATCCGCTTATCCAGGGAGGCAACGACCATGCTTAACATATTCAAGATCGCCCTGCGCAATCTGGCGCGCTACAAACGGCGTACCGCCCTCACTTCCCTGCTCATCGTCATCGGCGTGTGCATGGTGGTCATGTTCTCGGGCCTCGCCGGATCGTTCAAGTCCATGATGATCGGCATCATCACGGATTCGGTTATCGGGCACATGCAAATCCATCGCAAAGGCTATTTTTCATCCATCGACACCATGCCCCTCAACCTGAACATGAAGGGGCAGGCGTACAAGAAAATCGCGGAAACCCTCGACGCCACCCCCGGCGTGGAGGCGTATGCGCCCAGGCTGAAGCTCGGCGCGGTCCTCAGCAACTATATGGAAAGCACCAACGTCAGGCTTTCGGCCATCGACCCGAAACGGGAAATGGCCGTCTGCACGGCATTGGCCGGCAGGATGAAGCAGGGAGCCCCCGGCTCCGGCGAAGACCTGCTCGAAAAGGGTCAGGTCGTCATTCCCGAAAAGGTGGCCAAGAGCCTGGGGATGAAGCCCGGCGACTCCGTGGTGCTGGTCGCCACCAACAAGGACGGCTCGGTAAACGGCATGGAATTTCAGCTTGCCGGAATCATCGAAGACCTCATGGGACCGGGCGGAAAAGACGCCTACATGCACATCGAGGACGCCCGCAGCCTCCTGCGCACCGAACCGGGCGAGGTCACCGAGATCGTGGTCAGGGTTTCCAGCTTCAACAAGCTGAAGTCCATCGCCGGGTCGCTCACGGCAACGCTTGGCGGATTCACGAACAAGAAGGGGCAGCCCGCCTTCGAGCTGCACACCTGGGACAAGCTGTCGCCGTTCTCCAATATCGCGAACATGATCGACCTGATGCTGGTCACGGTGAAGATCGTCATGGTCGCCATCGTCCTCATCAGCGTGCTCAACGTGATGCTGATGTCGGTCTTCGAGCGTGTGCGGGAAATCGGGACCATCGCCGCCATGGGAACCTCCCCCGGAACGATCATGTCGCTTTTCGTGGCCGAGGGCGTGCTCCTGGGCGTGCTGGGGACGGCGCTCGGCCTGATCCTGGGCGTGGGCGGTCTGCTGGCCTTCAAGGCGGCTGGAGTGGCCTTCTCCTTCGGGCGGATGGATAACCTAATCGTGCGTCCGGACATCAACCCCGGCGAAATGCTCTTCCTGTCGGCCATCGTCCTGGTGGCCTCCGCCCTGGCGGCGCTGCAACCCGCGTGGAAGGCAAGCCGGATGGAACCCGTCGATGCGCTCGGCCACGTATAA
- a CDS encoding outer membrane lipoprotein-sorting protein, with the protein MDAGEVLLAVDRNLAPVSYESYRKLINIEPDGSKREYVLYTIKKGQDMVASVFLEPSSDKGRGTLRLGDNMWLHIPSVAKPVRITSLQSVTGGIFNNADIMRLDYSAEYTPESLEESGDAYLLRLKAKTNEVAYDRLEMLVAKDRLVPTEIKCLAASGMLIKTLHFKKMTDFGDGFVRPAIVETDSPLHKGYLSVMIFARMKARDFSDEVFTLNYLPRIETLRQ; encoded by the coding sequence ATGGATGCAGGGGAAGTGCTCCTGGCCGTGGACCGCAACCTGGCCCCGGTCAGCTACGAATCCTACCGCAAGCTCATCAACATCGAGCCGGACGGGAGCAAAAGGGAATATGTCCTCTACACCATCAAGAAAGGCCAGGACATGGTGGCCTCCGTCTTCCTGGAGCCTTCCAGCGACAAGGGGCGCGGGACCTTGCGCCTAGGCGACAACATGTGGCTCCACATTCCGAGCGTGGCCAAACCGGTCAGGATAACCAGCCTCCAATCGGTGACGGGTGGCATCTTCAACAATGCCGATATCATGCGCCTAGACTATAGTGCCGAATATACGCCCGAATCCTTGGAGGAAAGCGGTGACGCCTATTTGCTTCGCCTGAAGGCGAAGACCAACGAGGTTGCCTATGACAGGCTGGAGATGCTGGTGGCCAAGGACCGGTTGGTTCCGACGGAGATCAAGTGTCTCGCGGCGTCCGGGATGCTGATCAAAACCCTGCATTTCAAGAAGATGACCGACTTCGGCGACGGATTCGTCCGCCCGGCCATTGTCGAGACGGACAGCCCGCTCCACAAGGGGTACCTCTCGGTGATGATCTTCGCCCGGATGAAGGCCAGGGACTTCTCGGATGAAGTCTTCACCCTCAACTACCTGCCGCGGATAGAAACCCTTCGTCAGTGA